In the Campylobacter lari genome, CCCTTATCTTGCAATGCATAGGCATTAATTTTATTAAAAAGCCCTATACCTCTGCCTTCTTGTCTTAAATAAATTACCATACCACCGTATTCTTGAATGTATTTTAAAGAAAAATCAAGCTGTTCTCCACAATCACACTTTAAACTTCCCAAAACATCACCCGTTAAACATTCTGAATGAATTCTAATATTAACTTCTTTATCTAATTTTCCTTTAAAAATACAAAGGTGTTCTTTATCATTTTCTTTAAAACTTTGTATATTAAATTCTCCAAAACGAGTAGGAAGTTTTGCTATTTCAGAAATTTGAATAGTCATTATTTTACTTTACCTTTTTATAAAAAATATGCTAGAATTTAAGCAATTTTAACAAACAAAAAGGAAATTTATGTTTAAACGCTTTAGAAGATTAAGACTTAATGAGAATATTAGAAGCCTAGTAAAAGAAAATACCTTAAATTCAGATGATTTAATCTATCCACTTTTTGTTGTCAATGGCACTAATATTAAAAATGAAATCGCATCTATGCCAGGTGTGTTTCAAATGAGCTTAGATGAAATTTTAAAAGAATGCGAAGAGTTAGTTAATCTTGGTATTAAAGCGATTATTTTATTTGGTGTGTTAGAAAGCTCTAAAAAAGATA is a window encoding:
- the ribA gene encoding GTP cyclohydrolase II, with amino-acid sequence MTIQISEIAKLPTRFGEFNIQSFKENDKEHLCIFKGKLDKEVNIRIHSECLTGDVLGSLKCDCGEQLDFSLKYIQEYGGMVIYLRQEGRGIGLFNKINAYALQDKGFNTIEANHQLGFKADERSYEIVDFILKHYQISKINLLTNNPEKLSSLKEKVNLRIPILIEANRFNKDYLEIKHTQMGHLN